A DNA window from Vagococcus penaei contains the following coding sequences:
- the rpsT gene encoding 30S ribosomal protein S20, which produces MPNIESAIKRVRTNEKANQANSAKLSSMRTAMRKFEKAVESNDENAKELLVAATREIDMLSAKGLIHTNKANREKSRLAKKLAK; this is translated from the coding sequence ATGCCAAACATTGAATCTGCAATCAAACGTGTTCGCACGAATGAAAAAGCTAATCAAGCAAACTCTGCTAAATTAAGCTCTATGCGTACTGCTATGAGAAAATTTGAAAAAGCAGTTGAGTCTAATGACGAAAATGCAAAAGAGTTACTAGTAGCAGCTACTCGCGAAATCGATATGCTTTCTGCTAAAGGTCTTATCCACACAAATAAAGCTAACCGCGAAAAATCTCGTCTAGCTAAAAAATTAGCAAAATAA
- the holA gene encoding DNA polymerase III subunit delta: MSIQTELAKIKKQQIAPIYVLQGTESFLIDEFITTLKQTILTPDDEAFNVIRFNMEETELAVAIEEAEMMPFFGDYKLIIIDQPYFFTGEKRKNELIHQTDSLLNYLKEPSPTSVIVFIAPYQKFDERKKTVKLLKKEAIIVNTMPLSEKETKKYVADYINNEGFGIHPKTFDYLCYLCDMNLSRLMNELDKLFLYAQETKDISMSAVKELVPKSLEHNIFDMVNYVMSGKQEEALQLYEDLLKQGEETIKINAILISQFRLYLQVKLLLSIHYQQSNMVDMLKVHPYRVKLACQQVKRFSIDDLGNIFDQLVENDFKFKTGFMDQKLLFELFILGT, from the coding sequence GTGTCAATTCAAACCGAATTAGCTAAAATAAAAAAACAACAGATTGCTCCTATTTATGTTCTACAAGGAACGGAGTCATTTTTAATTGATGAATTTATTACTACATTAAAACAGACAATTTTAACACCAGATGATGAAGCATTTAACGTAATTCGATTTAATATGGAAGAAACTGAACTAGCAGTAGCAATTGAAGAAGCTGAAATGATGCCATTTTTTGGCGATTACAAGTTAATTATTATTGATCAGCCATATTTTTTTACCGGAGAAAAACGTAAAAATGAGTTAATTCATCAGACAGATAGTTTACTAAATTACTTAAAAGAGCCATCCCCAACATCTGTAATCGTATTTATTGCCCCATATCAAAAATTTGATGAGCGTAAAAAAACAGTGAAGCTATTAAAAAAAGAAGCAATCATTGTTAATACAATGCCTTTAAGTGAAAAAGAGACCAAAAAATATGTTGCTGATTATATAAACAATGAAGGATTTGGGATTCACCCAAAAACATTTGATTATTTATGTTATCTGTGTGATATGAACTTATCGCGATTAATGAATGAACTAGATAAGCTATTTTTATATGCGCAAGAAACAAAGGATATAAGTATGTCTGCAGTTAAGGAGTTAGTACCCAAATCGTTAGAGCATAATATATTTGATATGGTTAACTATGTAATGAGTGGAAAACAGGAAGAAGCTTTACAGTTGTATGAGGATTTACTAAAGCAGGGTGAGGAGACAATCAAAATTAATGCGATTTTAATTAGTCAATTTCGTTTGTACCTTCAAGTAAAATTATTATTATCAATCCATTACCAACAAAGTAATATGGTTGATATGTTGAAAGTTCATCCATATCGAGTCAAGCTAGCTTGTCAACAAGTCAAGCGATTTAGTATCGATGATTTAGGCAATATATTTGATCAATTAGTAGAAAATGATTTTAAATTTAAAACTGGTTTTATGGATCAAAAATTATTATTTGAATTATTTATTTTAGGAACTTAA
- a CDS encoding DNA internalization-related competence protein ComEC/Rec2 has protein sequence MTWKRWIKELQGVLIFPIICFELTLACGLHVNWFGVLLLCLCLIRIIFVKSLVLLTTSLISSCLGGLLGIYLVRPVVTMEQNFTSQAVIILPDTVSVTGDLITFLGQDKQTNKNFKFTYYLTSEAQQKAFIQLNQAEIVAVTGKYQPISSQRNLHGFNDQAYLASKNIRGRVLVETFDQSKNGTTAASNPLLVVRTWRKRCIWYVDTHLPKESAYYTKLFFLGYQEIADSDIQENWKKLGILHIFSLSGMHIFFFLTIFRYLMLRCGVVIEYELILEGIFIVLLCLLTGYAVGMIRAGMQTFLKRSVTLRQWPLSLFDIWALTLFLHSLLNPYVLLSVGGQLSYYLSFMILLIQPILKKYQQRWLSFLLFDLLLASLSLPLIWYYFYEWNVLTFLFSAFFAIALLYGLMPFLLGALLVELTCSFSGLFVLTDGLIGLLHRIRDVCAQLTGCQMVMGKPPLVIVCLLIVCQLIILHELTQCTLRWQRIVVFSMCFSGLACFKFFNPFGLVAFIDVGQGDAIYIREPFNRGSYLIDTGGRKKFQKSDTWRQPKRQTASANYTLIPFLKSQGNHELTKVFLTHAHDDHFGDLSAVTKDIWIKELVIPAGSARKKVLQQMLQKSASQKMTVTLNHYSYESHFLTIQSLYPMEIGDGGNDDSLVLKISLPSETLLLMGDLETSGEQSLLTNYSETELNCDILKLGHHGSKTSSHLTFLQTTSPRAAIASCGLKNRYGHPSPEIIERLATEKVTFYRTDLDGMVYFKWLPFQSSKMTLKTVKK, from the coding sequence ATGACTTGGAAGCGATGGATTAAAGAGTTACAAGGGGTATTAATTTTTCCAATTATATGTTTTGAGTTAACGCTAGCTTGTGGTTTACATGTGAACTGGTTTGGCGTTTTATTATTATGTTTGTGTCTGATTCGCATTATATTTGTCAAAAGCTTAGTCTTACTAACTACTTCGCTTATTAGTAGTTGTTTAGGCGGATTGTTGGGTATTTATTTGGTACGTCCAGTTGTGACAATGGAGCAAAATTTTACCAGTCAAGCGGTGATTATATTGCCAGATACTGTAAGCGTTACTGGTGATCTGATAACTTTTTTAGGACAGGATAAGCAAACAAATAAGAATTTTAAGTTTACGTATTATTTGACAAGTGAGGCACAACAAAAGGCTTTTATACAATTAAATCAAGCTGAGATTGTCGCAGTGACTGGGAAATATCAACCAATATCTTCACAAAGAAACTTACATGGATTTAATGATCAAGCATATTTAGCTAGTAAAAATATTCGTGGTCGGGTTTTAGTAGAGACTTTTGACCAGTCAAAAAATGGCACAACAGCTGCTTCAAATCCTTTATTAGTGGTACGAACATGGCGTAAGAGATGTATTTGGTATGTGGATACTCACTTACCAAAAGAATCGGCCTATTATACGAAACTCTTTTTTTTAGGCTATCAAGAAATAGCTGATTCTGATATACAAGAAAATTGGAAAAAGTTAGGTATATTACATATTTTTAGTTTATCCGGAATGCATATTTTTTTCTTTTTGACAATATTTCGCTATCTCATGTTACGATGTGGCGTAGTAATTGAATATGAACTTATATTAGAAGGTATTTTTATCGTCCTACTTTGTTTGTTAACGGGTTATGCTGTGGGAATGATCCGAGCAGGAATGCAAACATTTTTAAAACGTAGTGTAACTTTACGACAGTGGCCATTATCGCTATTTGATATTTGGGCATTAACTCTATTCCTACATAGCTTACTGAATCCATATGTATTATTAAGTGTTGGTGGTCAATTATCTTATTACTTATCTTTTATGATTTTATTGATTCAACCCATTTTAAAAAAATATCAGCAACGATGGCTCAGTTTTTTATTATTTGATTTGTTACTTGCGAGCTTGTCATTACCTTTAATTTGGTATTATTTCTATGAGTGGAATGTGTTAACCTTTTTATTTAGTGCGTTTTTTGCGATAGCACTTTTGTATGGTTTAATGCCATTTTTATTGGGAGCGTTACTTGTTGAGCTGACGTGCTCATTTTCAGGTCTTTTTGTACTAACAGATGGTCTCATTGGGTTGTTACATCGTATTCGTGATGTTTGTGCGCAATTAACTGGGTGCCAAATGGTGATGGGTAAACCACCATTAGTTATCGTTTGCTTATTAATTGTATGCCAATTAATAATTTTGCATGAATTGACTCAATGTACCTTACGTTGGCAAAGAATAGTAGTCTTTAGTATGTGTTTTAGTGGACTCGCTTGTTTTAAATTTTTCAACCCATTTGGATTAGTAGCATTTATCGATGTTGGTCAAGGTGATGCAATTTATATCCGGGAACCCTTTAATCGTGGAAGTTATTTAATTGATACAGGTGGTAGAAAAAAATTTCAAAAAAGTGATACTTGGCGACAGCCCAAGCGTCAGACTGCATCAGCTAATTACACCTTAATTCCTTTTTTAAAAAGTCAAGGTAACCATGAGTTAACTAAGGTTTTCTTAACTCATGCACATGATGATCATTTTGGTGATCTTTCAGCAGTTACTAAAGATATTTGGATAAAAGAATTAGTGATACCAGCTGGTTCAGCTCGCAAAAAAGTCTTGCAACAGATGTTACAAAAATCAGCGAGTCAAAAAATGACTGTTACACTTAATCATTATAGTTATGAGAGCCATTTTTTGACTATTCAAAGTCTTTATCCAATGGAGATTGGTGATGGTGGTAACGATGACTCACTTGTTTTAAAAATTTCGTTACCGAGTGAGACGCTACTCTTAATGGGGGATTTGGAGACATCTGGTGAACAAAGTCTCTTGACAAATTATTCAGAAACTGAGTTGAATTGTGATATACTAAAACTTGGTCATCATGGTAGTAAAACATCTAGTCATTTAACGTTTTTACAGACAACATCACCACGTGCCGCTATTGCTTCTTGTGGGCTTAAGAATCGTTATGGACATCCATCTCCAGAAATTATCGAGCGGTTAGCTACTGAAAAAGTGACATTCTATCGAACAGACCTTGATGGCATGGTTTATTTTAAATGGTTACCATTTCAGTCATCTAAAATGACCTTAAAAACTGTCAAAAAATAA
- a CDS encoding helix-hairpin-helix domain-containing protein, whose protein sequence is MVSAKTKTKKRQYLRYVKLISGLIIILAIMITFFFSKKITNHPEESNHELNQLLVGSSQSSQKKAEITKNRVVEQQSDKLWMVDIKGAVKKAGVYQVSDTMRVHDVIQLAGGETDDADMNQINNAEKVSDQMVIYVPKKGETISEITQRVPSKITNNAGSQEMGKVNLNTASLQDLMTLKGVGQKKAEAIIEYRETNNGFQTIEDLKKVKGIGEKTFESLAESVTI, encoded by the coding sequence TTGGTCAGTGCCAAAACGAAAACGAAAAAAAGGCAATACTTACGCTATGTTAAATTAATAAGTGGTCTAATAATTATTTTAGCAATTATGATTACTTTTTTCTTTTCTAAAAAAATAACGAATCATCCAGAAGAAAGTAATCATGAGCTTAATCAGTTATTAGTTGGCAGTAGCCAATCGAGTCAGAAAAAAGCAGAAATAACTAAAAATAGAGTAGTAGAGCAACAGTCAGATAAACTCTGGATGGTTGACATTAAAGGAGCTGTTAAAAAAGCAGGAGTGTATCAAGTTTCTGATACGATGCGTGTCCATGATGTTATTCAATTAGCTGGTGGTGAGACTGATGACGCTGATATGAATCAAATCAATAATGCAGAAAAAGTTAGCGATCAAATGGTGATTTACGTTCCTAAAAAAGGTGAAACTATCTCGGAAATCACACAGAGAGTACCGAGTAAGATAACTAATAATGCTGGCTCTCAAGAAATGGGGAAAGTCAATTTAAATACAGCTAGTTTACAAGATTTAATGACGTTAAAAGGAGTCGGTCAAAAGAAAGCTGAAGCTATTATAGAGTATCGTGAGACGAATAATGGGTTTCAAACAATTGAGGACTTAAAAAAAGTGAAAGGAATCGGCGAAAAAACATTTGAAAGTTTGGCAGAGTCCGTTACAATATAA
- a CDS encoding SepM family pheromone-processing serine protease, giving the protein MTQLKTSKSKRYLLPYIILTIILLVALSTVIPIPYYLETPGSADHLRDYVSVDQKRDRFKGELMMTTVSIRQATVANYLLQSFSDTTDLIAKKELIGDGDYQEYEVVQDIDMKNSQNQAIQVALEKAKEPYELVNDGVYVLSILEESPFRAQLAVGDIIIKINHEPAKTAQQFIDLLKDKKAGDSVTIDYLAEQKEKEAQGKLIQLPKQDRAGIGISLIDKTVIETEKDIRFNTEDIGGPSAGLMFALELYGMLSNQDITKGYLVAGTGTINQAGEVGAIGGIDKKVIAATQAGADYFFAPDDSPSAEEKEKLSEWQSNYDVAQESVKKHHLDIKVIPIKTFDDALNFLNNLPEKA; this is encoded by the coding sequence ATGACTCAATTAAAAACGAGTAAATCAAAACGTTATCTGCTACCCTATATAATACTAACAATTATTCTGTTAGTCGCGTTGAGCACAGTTATTCCTATTCCTTATTATTTGGAGACACCAGGCTCGGCAGATCATCTACGTGATTATGTGTCAGTTGATCAGAAACGTGATAGGTTCAAAGGTGAACTTATGATGACAACCGTTTCGATTAGACAAGCAACGGTTGCCAATTATTTATTACAATCTTTTTCTGACACAACTGATTTAATCGCTAAAAAAGAACTAATCGGTGATGGTGATTATCAAGAGTATGAAGTAGTTCAAGATATTGATATGAAAAATTCTCAAAATCAGGCAATTCAAGTGGCTTTAGAGAAAGCAAAGGAACCTTATGAATTAGTTAATGATGGTGTTTATGTCTTAAGTATTTTAGAAGAATCACCTTTTAGAGCCCAGCTAGCGGTAGGCGATATTATTATCAAAATTAATCATGAACCTGCAAAAACTGCACAACAGTTTATTGATTTATTAAAAGATAAAAAGGCAGGCGATTCAGTCACAATTGATTATCTTGCTGAACAAAAAGAAAAAGAAGCTCAAGGTAAATTAATTCAATTACCCAAACAAGATCGTGCTGGTATTGGTATTAGTTTAATTGATAAAACCGTTATTGAGACTGAAAAGGATATTCGATTTAATACTGAAGATATTGGAGGGCCTTCTGCCGGTTTAATGTTTGCTTTAGAGTTGTATGGAATGCTCAGCAATCAAGATATTACTAAAGGATACTTAGTTGCTGGAACTGGAACAATCAATCAAGCTGGTGAAGTTGGAGCAATAGGTGGGATTGATAAGAAGGTTATAGCAGCTACGCAAGCAGGTGCTGATTACTTTTTTGCACCAGACGATTCACCTAGCGCAGAAGAAAAAGAAAAGCTATCCGAGTGGCAGTCGAATTATGATGTAGCACAAGAGAGTGTTAAAAAACATCATCTAGATATAAAAGTCATCCCGATTAAAACGTTTGATGACGCGTTGAATTTTTTAAATAATCTTCCCGAAAAAGCTTAG
- the coaD gene encoding pantetheine-phosphate adenylyltransferase, protein MTSKKALFPGSFDPFTNGHLNTVERASTMFDEIIISVATNTSKQALFTPEEKKRLIEQATSHLPNISVCLQSFGLTVEQAKQLDAQFLLRGIRNHQDFEYEKSIAFMNKQLNESIETVFLLADEQYSSISSTMIKEIAKFNGDISKFVPQGVNQAIKEKLI, encoded by the coding sequence ATGACAAGTAAAAAAGCATTATTCCCTGGTAGTTTCGATCCATTCACTAATGGGCATTTAAATACAGTTGAACGCGCAAGTACAATGTTTGATGAAATTATTATTAGTGTGGCAACGAATACAAGCAAACAAGCCTTGTTTACACCAGAAGAAAAAAAACGGTTAATTGAGCAAGCAACGAGCCACTTACCCAATATTTCGGTTTGTCTACAGTCATTTGGCTTAACAGTTGAGCAAGCTAAACAATTAGATGCTCAATTTTTACTACGTGGTATCCGTAATCATCAAGATTTTGAATATGAAAAAAGCATTGCATTTATGAATAAACAATTAAATGAGTCGATTGAGACAGTCTTTTTATTAGCAGATGAGCAGTACAGTAGTATTAGTTCAACAATGATTAAAGAAATTGCTAAGTTCAATGGTGATATCTCAAAATTTGTTCCTCAAGGAGTTAACCAAGCCATTAAGGAAAAACTGATATGA
- the rsmD gene encoding 16S rRNA (guanine(966)-N(2))-methyltransferase RsmD, which yields MRVIAGDFKGRKLNSLQGSNTRPTSDKIKGAIFNRIGPYFDGDIVLDLYSGSGNLAIEAISRGCSKAYCFDNHFQAIKVIQSNVALTKSESQITVTKMDADKALLWLKANEITVDLVFLDPPYAKQKIVEQMETMLELKLMNDSGLIVCEVDKKFDLPDDIKGQLEKIKEQSYSLTKIIIYQKN from the coding sequence ATGAGAGTAATTGCAGGTGACTTTAAAGGTCGGAAGCTAAATTCGTTACAAGGAAGTAATACTCGTCCCACAAGCGATAAAATTAAAGGTGCTATATTCAATCGCATTGGTCCATATTTTGACGGTGATATAGTCCTTGATTTGTATAGCGGTAGTGGAAACTTAGCAATTGAAGCCATTTCTAGAGGTTGTTCCAAAGCCTATTGTTTTGATAACCATTTTCAAGCAATTAAGGTGATTCAATCGAATGTGGCTTTAACTAAATCGGAATCGCAAATTACTGTCACTAAAATGGATGCTGACAAAGCTTTATTATGGCTTAAGGCTAATGAAATTACTGTTGACTTAGTTTTTTTAGATCCACCTTATGCAAAGCAAAAAATTGTGGAGCAAATGGAAACAATGCTTGAATTAAAACTGATGAATGATAGTGGCTTAATTGTTTGTGAAGTCGACAAAAAATTTGATTTACCAGATGACATTAAGGGACAACTAGAAAAAATTAAAGAACAATCATATAGTTTAACTAAAATTATTATTTACCAAAAAAATTGA
- a CDS encoding YlbG family protein encodes MEKNKELDNFAINPRRSLIIWVYSLKQLKQLKRFGYVHYVSKKMKYVVLYIDEVDVDELKEKINRLFFVRCVELSYRPDINMNFDNRLGNKTKTKSGEPLEFEEQTTEIRLAECVD; translated from the coding sequence ATGGAAAAAAATAAAGAGTTAGATAATTTTGCAATCAATCCCAGACGTTCATTAATTATTTGGGTTTATAGTTTGAAACAATTGAAACAATTAAAACGTTTTGGTTATGTACACTATGTATCAAAAAAAATGAAATATGTCGTCCTTTATATTGATGAAGTCGATGTTGACGAGTTAAAGGAAAAAATTAATCGTTTATTTTTTGTTCGATGTGTTGAGTTATCGTATCGTCCGGATATTAATATGAATTTTGACAATCGCCTAGGTAATAAGACAAAGACAAAGTCAGGCGAACCACTAGAATTTGAAGAACAAACAACGGAAATTAGATTAGCGGAATGTGTTGATTAA
- a CDS encoding YlbF family regulator: MIVDDKLFKLEDEVLALKECLLDSSLVDDYVRHHEEIKASTDVEQLIQEFQEVKHRFESIESYGNYAPGFKETRRELRKKKRALDTHELVMTYKQSETALQNVLDYLALDLSKCVSEKIKVDAGNPFFEFASRGCGGSCHGKK; encoded by the coding sequence ATGATTGTTGATGATAAACTTTTTAAACTAGAAGATGAAGTATTAGCTCTAAAAGAGTGTTTACTCGATAGTAGCTTGGTTGATGATTATGTCAGACATCATGAAGAAATTAAAGCCAGTACTGATGTAGAACAATTAATTCAAGAATTTCAAGAAGTCAAACACCGTTTTGAATCAATTGAAAGTTATGGAAATTATGCCCCTGGTTTTAAAGAGACTAGGCGTGAACTACGCAAGAAAAAACGTGCACTCGATACACATGAACTAGTCATGACTTATAAACAGAGTGAGACCGCCTTGCAAAATGTATTAGACTATTTGGCATTAGATTTATCCAAATGTGTGTCAGAAAAGATAAAAGTCGACGCAGGCAATCCCTTTTTTGAGTTTGCTAGTCGTGGCTGTGGAGGTAGTTGTCATGGAAAAAAATAA
- a CDS encoding CAP-associated domain-containing protein: protein MKRFWQFVICFILVLIAVYMKPVITSQKIPQEKHQLEVTESSFQPANMAHTELNTSGMANDIGKTEDEWLKKYPNPKKSYQSALGIKWLVYGDDLDDFFEVGIKNSRVTNIFVLGHQLDTAPFQIDMNLSDLSEITTIFSSFLIKQDGKNYRMELTEDDMNYRPLISFNNGTFAMLHLNQINGKLIAIRYLDKESLLDLMPYTSDDQNMYQAKIAENLDWSVINEDNRQQTLQLLNLLRSSENKSAYVFDVPLQEKTTKAIELFNQAPNKVLTTDEQQDYWQRQKDRVNHSTPFGLTSQEMDSLFKEARVNKKTVHGLFYHPATDIPFMISSLYGSRSYHEELLHNSDKYIGISFQKNSMLMLFSQDKETSATIKTQESSGE from the coding sequence ATGAAACGATTTTGGCAATTTGTGATTTGTTTTATTTTGGTACTAATTGCAGTTTACATGAAACCGGTGATTACTTCTCAAAAAATCCCGCAAGAGAAACACCAATTAGAAGTAACGGAATCCTCTTTTCAGCCTGCTAACATGGCACATACTGAATTAAATACTAGTGGAATGGCTAATGATATTGGTAAAACAGAAGATGAGTGGTTAAAAAAATACCCGAATCCTAAAAAAAGTTATCAATCAGCCTTAGGCATCAAATGGTTAGTTTATGGCGATGATCTTGATGATTTTTTTGAGGTTGGGATCAAAAATAGTCGGGTCACAAATATTTTTGTTCTCGGGCATCAGTTAGATACTGCACCATTTCAAATTGATATGAATCTATCTGATTTATCTGAAATTACCACAATTTTTTCGAGTTTTTTAATTAAGCAAGATGGTAAAAATTATCGGATGGAACTAACGGAAGATGATATGAATTATCGCCCCTTGATATCGTTCAATAATGGGACTTTTGCTATGCTTCATCTAAATCAAATCAATGGAAAATTAATTGCCATTCGTTACTTAGATAAGGAATCGCTTTTAGATTTAATGCCCTATACATCTGATGATCAAAATATGTATCAAGCGAAAATTGCTGAAAATTTAGATTGGTCAGTTATTAATGAAGATAATCGCCAACAGACACTTCAATTACTCAATTTATTGAGGTCAAGTGAAAATAAATCAGCATATGTATTTGATGTCCCTTTACAAGAAAAGACAACTAAAGCTATCGAGTTATTTAATCAAGCACCAAATAAAGTCTTAACGACGGATGAACAACAAGACTATTGGCAACGACAAAAAGATCGAGTCAACCACTCAACGCCATTTGGTTTGACATCTCAAGAAATGGATAGTTTATTTAAGGAAGCACGTGTGAATAAAAAGACGGTCCATGGTTTGTTTTATCATCCCGCAACTGATATACCGTTTATGATTAGTTCACTTTATGGTAGTCGTTCCTATCATGAAGAATTATTACATAACTCTGATAAGTATATTGGGATTTCTTTTCAAAAAAATAGTATGTTAATGTTATTTAGTCAAGATAAAGAGACATCAGCAACAATTAAAACACAAGAAAGTAGTGGGGAATAG